The Nitrospira tepida genome includes a window with the following:
- a CDS encoding RNA polymerase sigma factor — translation MDRDQILTSLRERIVAFATSRIARDLAEDLAQEVLVVLHEKYPQVTAVTELVPLAFQILRYKMADAARKSARRGEAHQTALDDLPLADPGNDPARELERKQQVERLVKAIAQLGERCRELFQWKLEGKTFPEIQQLMGQASINTIYTWDHRCRKQLLELMGGGWE, via the coding sequence ATGGACCGTGATCAGATCCTGACATCCCTGCGTGAACGGATCGTCGCCTTCGCGACATCACGAATAGCGAGGGATCTGGCCGAGGACCTCGCGCAGGAGGTGCTGGTGGTGCTTCACGAGAAGTATCCCCAGGTCACGGCCGTGACGGAGTTGGTTCCGTTGGCCTTTCAGATCCTGAGGTACAAGATGGCGGATGCCGCTCGCAAATCGGCGCGGCGCGGAGAAGCTCATCAGACGGCCCTCGATGACCTGCCGCTTGCCGATCCGGGCAACGATCCGGCCCGCGAGCTTGAGCGGAAACAGCAGGTGGAGCGCCTGGTCAAGGCCATAGCCCAACTGGGCGAACGCTGCCGGGAGCTGTTTCAATGGAAGTTGGAGGGCAAGACCTTTCCGGAGATCCAGCAGTTGATGGGACAGGCCTCCATCAACACGATCTATACCTGGGACCATCGCTGCCGGAAGCAGCTCTTGGAGTTGATGGGAGGCGGATGGGAGTGA
- a CDS encoding ankyrin repeat domain-containing protein, whose protein sequence is MDLFWEDAIKRGDVEVVRDLLLRGIDVDAKDRYGQTGLMLAAHAGHRQLVETLVAHRANLNVTAKYGLSALMLSIMAGQEDIARLLAKAGADLSLRGTGAPGFANQTAADLAAARGLRELAVELKPKP, encoded by the coding sequence ATGGACCTGTTCTGGGAAGATGCCATCAAACGCGGCGATGTCGAGGTCGTGCGGGATCTTCTGCTCCGTGGAATCGACGTCGATGCCAAGGATCGCTACGGTCAGACCGGTCTGATGCTGGCCGCGCACGCCGGTCATCGGCAACTTGTCGAGACGCTCGTTGCCCACCGGGCCAATCTGAACGTCACGGCCAAGTATGGACTCAGCGCCCTGATGCTCTCGATCATGGCCGGACAAGAAGACATCGCGCGACTGTTGGCGAAGGCCGGAGCCGACCTTTCTCTGCGGGGTACCGGCGCCCCTGGATTTGCCAATCAGACCGCCGCCGATCTTGCGGCGGCTCGCGGCCTGCGGGAGCTTGCCGTGGAGTTGAAGCCCAAACCATAA
- a CDS encoding amidohydrolase family protein, translating to MTTGRSLIDCHVHLAALPAGDNGCFISKRMLASPLFRFLLWKHDLPLARPQEANQKYVEDLRRELQASQFVKQAVLLAMDGVYGSFGQLDQTHTEFLISNRYVLDIARQHPDLFLPGVSINPQRQDAVEEVHRCAGAGAVLVKVLPNAQQFDPANPRYRPFYRALAERRLPLLSHVGYEFSLIGKDQSVGDPARLRVPLDEGVTVIAAHACSYGLMLYEKFLPTFQELAAGYPNFYADISALTLPNRMKMLLHLRRHPELHDRLLFGTDYPLSVLHLAAWGRVGVGTLRRLFATKNRFDRQYLVCHELGLRFGSLGDILSVPR from the coding sequence ATGACAACCGGCCGATCACTGATCGACTGCCACGTGCACCTCGCGGCCCTGCCGGCCGGTGACAACGGCTGCTTCATCTCCAAGCGGATGCTGGCGAGCCCCCTCTTTCGTTTTCTGCTCTGGAAGCATGACCTGCCGCTGGCCCGGCCTCAGGAAGCCAACCAAAAATATGTCGAGGACCTCCGGAGGGAACTACAGGCTTCGCAATTCGTCAAGCAGGCCGTGCTGCTGGCTATGGACGGGGTCTACGGCTCCTTCGGCCAACTCGACCAGACGCACACGGAGTTTCTGATCAGCAACCGCTACGTGCTCGACATCGCGCGGCAGCACCCGGACCTGTTCCTCCCCGGCGTCTCCATCAACCCTCAGCGGCAGGATGCGGTCGAGGAAGTCCATCGCTGCGCCGGGGCCGGGGCCGTGCTGGTCAAGGTCCTGCCGAACGCCCAACAGTTCGATCCGGCCAATCCGCGATACAGGCCGTTCTACCGGGCGCTGGCTGAACGCAGGCTACCGCTGCTAAGCCACGTGGGCTATGAGTTCAGCCTGATCGGCAAGGATCAGTCGGTCGGCGATCCGGCGCGGCTGCGAGTGCCCCTGGATGAAGGCGTCACCGTCATCGCCGCGCATGCTTGCAGTTACGGTCTCATGCTCTATGAAAAGTTTCTGCCGACTTTTCAGGAATTGGCCGCCGGCTATCCGAACTTCTATGCCGACATCTCCGCGCTGACTTTGCCCAACCGCATGAAAATGCTCCTGCACCTCCGCCGCCACCCGGAACTGCACGACCGGCTGTTATTCGGCACCGACTACCCGCTCTCGGTCCTGCACCTCGCCGCCTGGGGTCGTGTCGGGGTCGGAACATTGCGCCGGCTCTTCGCCACCAAGAATCGGTTCGACCGGCAGTATCTTGTCTGCCACGAATTAGGGCTGCGATTCGGCTCGCTCGGCGACATCCTGAGTGTTCCCCGTTGA